One Panicum virgatum strain AP13 chromosome 3N, P.virgatum_v5, whole genome shotgun sequence DNA segment encodes these proteins:
- the LOC120664627 gene encoding glutathione S-transferase T3-like — MFKWPRPAGDAPTSRLYPLPPVPLPRPTAVAELLPRAALLAPAPVVSMPLEEPGFAYPPSNFSGQMREDLLNGEQFVRDGCSGDMGLGSYLSDLINLPVQESQDHGPAAAKGSQGRTKNFRDDEDRLLVSAWLNVGMDIIRGVDQSQASYWERIHDYFHANKSFESDRTQGSLMNRWSTIQHDVNTFCGCVTRIEDRNQSGCSVDDKIAAACALFKSEDKKHRNFALMHCWRILKDQPKWIERRKQIGGPKTTSNKKQKTKENSSPSSLLPVVTNASSGANEAPAQDSSQRPDGTKKEKKKLRQRSTIEALDYLAAKIKEADALKDLKKEERCNKVFALQEEKIKLERYLQVEKMKLEREKFEFERELEEDKIIAMDLSTIAFEEQQYFQYRKNNILERRLNI; from the exons ATGTTCAAGTGGCCGCGCCCTGCCGGAGACGCGCCGACGAGCCGCTTGTACCCCCTTCCGCCGGTGCCGCTCCCGCGCCCTACTGCCGTGGCAGAGCTGCTCCCACGCGCTGCCCTCCTCGCACCGGCGCCGGTCGTCTCGATGCCTCTAGAGGAACCCGGGTTCGCTTATCCGCCATCGAACTTCAGTGGCCAGATGCGTGAGGATCTGCTCAATGGTGAGCAATTCGTACGGGATGGCTGCAGTG GTGATATGGGTTTAGGGTCATATCTCAGCGATCTCATAAATCTGCCTGTACAAGAGTCTCAAGATCATGGTCCTGCAGCAGCTAAAGGATCCCAGGGAAGAACAAAAAATTTCAGAGATGATGAGGACAGACTGCTTGTGTCTGCATGGCTAAATGTGGGCATGGATATTATTCGAGGAGTTGATCAATCACAAGCCTCCTATTGGGAAAGAATCCATGACTATTTCCATGCTAATAAGTCATTCGAGTCAGATCGTACACAAGGTTCTTTAATGAATCGATGGTCCACTATACAACATGATGTCAATACTTTTTGTGGATGTGTGACCAGGATTGAGGATAGAAATCAGAGTGGTTGCTCAGTTGATGACAAG ATTGCAGCAGCATGTGCATTGTTTAAGTCAGAAGACAAGAAACATAGGAATTTTGCCTTAATGCATTGCTGGAGAATTCTGAAGGACCAGCCCAAGTGGATAGAAAGACGCAAGCAAATTGGTGGACCAAAAACAACTAGTAATAAGAAACAGAAGACAAAGGAAAACTCTTCTCCGTCATCACTTCTACCCGTAGTCACAAATGCTAGTAGCGGTGCAAATGAAGCACCAGCTCAAGATTCTTCACAAAGACCGGATGGAACcaagaaggagaaaaagaagctaCGCCAACGTTCGACCATCGAAGCATTGGACTATCTTGCGGCAAAGATTAAAGAAGCTGATGCTCTGAAAGATTTGAAGAAAGAAGAGAGATGCAACAAGGTCTTTGCTCTGCAGGAGGAAAAGATCAAGTTGGAGAGATATCTGCAGGTGGAAAAGATGAAGTTGGAGAGAGAGAAATTTGAGTTCGAAAGAGAGCTGGAAGAAGACAAAATTATTGCTATGGATTTGAGCACAATAGCCTTTGAAGAACAGCAGTATTTCCAATATCGTAAGAACAATATTCTAGAAAGGCGTTTGAATATCTAG
- the LOC120664624 gene encoding mitogen-activated protein kinase 7-like isoform X2 has protein sequence MDFFSEYGDANRYKIQEIIGKGSYGVVCSAIDQQTGEKVAIKKIQNIFEHLSDAARILREIKLLRLLRHPDIVEIKHVMLPPSRRDFRDIYVVFELMDTDLHQVIKANDDLTKEHHQFFLYQMLRALKYIHTANVYHRDLKPKNILANANCKLKICDFGLARVAFNDSPTTVFWTDYVATRWYRAPELCGSFFTKYSPAIDMWSIGCIFAEILTGKPLFPGKNVVHQLDLMTDLLGTPSADTTSQIRNEKARRYLSSMRKKQPIPFSEKFPNADPSALKLLQRLLAFDPKDRPTAEEALADPYFKGIAKVEREPSCQPISKMEFEFERRKFTKEDVKELIFQEILEYHPQLLKDYKNGSEKTSFLYPSAVDNFRKQFASLEENGGRNATVDRKHVSLPRTTTVHSTPIPAKEGPAATSQVPQRIPTARPGRVVGPVLPFENVSAVDQHIMRRVARNPAVPPATNNSSVYCYHLKSGSSDRQEHQLELEKDRMQYRPGQHATEAKVAPEMARDMWPSPYYVSRGVPKADLTERAAPQRSMLHNVASFNGFTAVAGGYSKAGVLHYGVTSLY, from the exons ATGGATTTCTTCAGTGAATATGGTGACGCCAACAGATACAAAATTCAGGAAATAATTGGCAAAGGAAGCTACGGGGTTGTTTGCTCAGCTATTGACCAACAAACTGGTGAGAAGGTAGCAATCAAGAAAATACAGAATATCTTTGAGCATCTGTCCGATGCCGCTAGGATCCTCCGAGAGATCAAGCTCCTCCGGCTTCTAAGGCATCCTGATATTGTTGAGATCAAACATGTAATGTTACCTCCATCAAGGAGGGACTTCAGAGATATTTATGTTGTTTTTGAGCTTATGGATACCGACCTTCACCAAGTTATTAAGGCTAATGATGACTTAACAAAGGAACACCATCAGTTCTTTCTCTATCAGATGCTGCGTGCATTGAAATATATTCATACTG CTAATGTCTATCATCGTGATTTAAAGCCAAAAAATATACTAGCAAATGCTAACTGCAAACTCAAGATATGTGATTTCGGATTAGCAAGGGTTGCATTTAATGATTCTCCTACCACAGTCTTCTGGACG GACTATGTTGCTACTAGATGGTACAGAGCTCCTGAGCTGTGCGGGTCTTTCTTTACTAAG TATTCACCAGCTATTGATATGTGGAGCATTGGTTGCATTTTTGCGGAGATTTTGACTGGAAAGCCTTTATTCCCTGGTAAAAATGTGGTTCACCAATTGGATTTGATGACTGATCTCTTGGGCACACCATCAGCAGATACTACTTCACAG ATCCGAAATGAGAAAGCAAGGAGGTACCTTAGCAGTATGAGGAAGAAACAGCCAATACCCTTTTCAGAGAAGTTCCCCAATGCAGATCCTTCGGCGCTCAAGCTCTTGCAAAGGCTTCTAGCATTTGATCCTAAGGATCGACCAACAGCTGAAGAG GCATTGGCTGATCCCTATTTCAAAGGCATTGCAAAAGTGGAGAGGGAACCATCCTGCCAGCCAATTTCGAAAATGGAATTTGAGTTTGAACGGAGAAAGTTTACTAAAGAGGACGTCAAGGAACTTATATTCCAGGAGATACTGGAATACCACCCTCAACTTCTAAAGGATTACAAGAATGGCTCTGAAAAAACAAGCTTTCTATATCCCAG TGCTGTTGACAATTTCCGGAAGCAGTTTGCTAGCTtagaagaaaatggagggaggaATGCCACAGTCGACAGGAAGCATGTTTCTCTCCCAAG GACTACAACCGTTCACTCTACTCCAATTCCTGCAAAGGAAGGTCCGGCTGCAACGTCCCAGGTTCCTCAAAGGATTCCAACAG CTAGACCAGGAAGAGTTGTTGGCCCAGTATTACCATTCGAGAATGTAAGTGCTGTCGATCAACACATCATGCGACGGGTGGCTAGGAACCCAGCTGTACCTCCAGCAACCAACAACTCATCGGTCTACTGCTACCACCTGAAGTCGGGCAGCTCAGACAGGCAGGAGCATCAGCTAGAGCTTGAAAAAGACCGGATGCAGTATAGGCCAGGGCAGCATGCCACGGAAGCCAAGGTAGCACCTGAGATGGCCCGGGACATGTGGCCGTCGCCGTACTATGTCTCGAGGGGTGTACCCAAAGCTGATCTAACAGAAAGGGCCGCCCCCCAAAGGAGCATGCTGCACAACGTTGCTTCCTTTAATGGCTTCACGGCGGTCGCTGGTGGGTACAGCAAGGCCGGCGTTCTTCACTATGGAGTCACGAGCTTGTACTAG
- the LOC120664626 gene encoding uncharacterized protein LOC120664626 isoform X2, producing the protein MASPASASARPLSLTLTVPFPRYSSRVLPLPSSRLLPSRRVALAPGRPGAALLSSLSDAREQDEEEEEEFYEDGDERQEYDDDEEEQEYDEEDEELVEVGYVSGAHGVRGDVLVTPRTDFPELRFATPGTRWLRARAAGKQHVREFELVRGRAHTGKKCWIVSFDGIDNLDEARQIVGSAILVKAGDRPEIEADEFYSLDLVGMRVIVKDTGKLVGTVGQVFNFGGGDLLQVMIGSAEGTVVDPDPENQDSTSSREHVWIPFAEDIVPDVDMESREMWITPPKGLLELNSRSDKRSKKERRAMEWKDRKRLQRRVISGKKVLSEMDQGHVLEGLLSGDKVQKASLAAQIGCVDFQLFRHAVHCASKQTESSSKNLLANSSLSRKKVIKIPYKSFINLGEKSEPAFSRELKEGLETLVKSKAAFVLVRNGSDSDAEFLSLLSSFSELMKVIENRVSPPFVIVSQPGHVESVTNWLIESNYFGLDAQKVWVLEELELPIVSMSSEANRTKVLMKSPWEIIKKPAGSGGIFSLLSSNKILDSLNEMGVQYIQICSSSNRPVIGHPLLFGAVASRGADVGIKLSKTSEPGDYFDLILSIDQLNKMCRDVTQLRFSACPEQNAHVELVDGQWVAIQPEAANSHRLHADVASVLNSCAVDKVCVMEIIEQ; encoded by the exons ATGGCGTCCCCGGCATCCGCCTCGGCGCGGCCCCTATCCCTAACCCTAACCGTACCATTCCCCCGTTATTCCTCGCGCGTCCTACCCTTGCCTTCCTCCCGCCTCCTCCCGAGCCGCCGCGTCGCGCTAGCGCCGGGGCGGCCTGGCGCCGCGCTCCTCTCCAGCCTCAGCGACGCGCGGGagcaggatgaggaggaggaagaggaattcTACGAGGATGGGGATGAACGGCAGGaatacgacgacgacgaggaggaacaGGAatacgacgaggaggacgaggagctgGTGGAGGTGGGCTACGTGTCCGGCGCGCACGGGGTGCGCGGCGACGTCCTCGTCACGCCACGCACCGACTTCCCTGAGCTCCGCTTCGCCACG CCGGGGACGCGATGGCTGAGGGCTCGGGCTGCTGGGAAGCAACACGTCAGGGAATTCGAGCTTGTTCGAGGAAGGGCCCACACGGGGAAGAAGTGTTGGATCGTCAGCTTTGATGGCATCGATAATCTGGATGAG GCTAGGCAAATAGTCGGTTCAGCTATACTCGTGAAAGCTGGAGATAGGCCAGAAATTGAGGCTGATGAGTTCTATTCACTTGATCTTGTTGGAATGAGAGTTATTGTCAAG GATACAGGCAAGCTTGTAGGAACAGTTGGTCAGGTTTTCAATTTTGGAGGTGGAGATCTTCTACAGGTGATGATTGGCTCTGCTGAGGGTACTGTTGTCGATCCAGATCCAGAAAATCAAGATTCAACTTCATCACGTGAGCATGTGTGGATTCCATTTGCCGAAGATATTGTACCTGATGTTGATATGGAGAGCAGAGAAATGTGGATTACACCTCCAAAGGGGTTACTGGAGCTCAATTCACGTTCTGACAAGAGATCGAAGAAAGAAAGGCGTGCGATG GAGTGGAAGGACAGGAAGAGGCTTCAACGTCGTGTAATTTCTGGAAAGAAGGTGCTCTCCGAAATGGATCAGGGCCATGTTCTGGAAGGTTTGCTATCAGGGGACAAGGTCCAAAAGGCATCACTTGCAGCGCAGATTGGATGTGTTGACTTTCAATTGTTCCGACATGCAGTGCATTGTGCTAGCAAACAAACTGAGAG CTCTTCAAAGAATTTGCTGGCTAATTCATCATTGTCAAggaaaaaggtgatcaaaataCCATACAAGAGTTTCATCAACCTTGGCGAGAAATCTGAACCTGCATTCAGTAGAGAACTCAAAGAAGgtcttgagactcttgtgaagTCAAAAGCAGCTTTTGTACTTGTTAGAAATGGTTCAGACTCTGATGCTGAGTTTCTGAGTTTGCTCAGTTCTTTTAGTGAGTTAATGAAG GTTATTGAAAATCGTGTGTCACCCCCATTCGTTATTGTTTCCCAACCTGGTCATGTGGAGTCAGTTACAAACTGGCTGATAGAGAGTAACTATTTTGGTTTGGATGCTCAAAAG GTGTGGGTTCTGGAAGAGCTGGAGCTTCCAATTGTCAGTATGTCCTCCGAGGCAAACAGAACAAAGGTTCTGATGAAGTCGCCCTGGGAGATAATTAAAAAGCCAGCGGGATCTGGGGGTATTTTCAGCTTATTATCATCAAACAAAATTTTGGACTCCCTCAACGAAATGGGTGTACAGTATATACAG ATATGCAGCTCATCCAACAGGCCAGTCATTGGGCATCCTCTGCTATTTGGCGCTGTCGCTTCCCGTGGTGCTGATGTTGGCATCAAGCTCTCCAAGACCAGTGAACCAGGAGATTATTTCGACTTGATCCTTTCCATCGACCAGTTGAACAAGATGTGCCGAGATGTCACTCAGCTCAGGTTCTCCGCCTGCCCTGAGCAAAATGCGCACGTCGAGCTTGTCGACGGCCAGTGGGTCGCCATCCAGCCGGAGGCGGCAAATTCCCATCGTCTGCATGCCGACGTTGCGAGTGTATTGAACTCTTGCGCTGTTGATAAAGTGTGCGTTATGGAGATTATAGAGCAATAA
- the LOC120664626 gene encoding uncharacterized protein LOC120664626 isoform X3 — translation MASPASASARPLSLTLTVPFPRYSSRVLPLPSSRLLPSRRVALAPGRPGAALLSSLSDAREQDEEEEEEFYEDGDERQEYDDDEEEQEYDEEDEELVEVGYVSGAHGVRGDVLVTPRTDFPELRFATPGTRWLRARAAGKQHVREFELVRGRAHTGKKCWIVSFDGIDNLDEEWKDRKRLQRRVISGKKVLSEMDQGHVLEGLLSGDKVQKASLAAQIGCVDFQLFRHAVHCASKQTESSSKNLLANSSLSRKKVIKIPYKSFINLGEKSEPAFSRELKEGLETLVKSKAAFVLVRNGSDSDAEFLSLLSSFSELMKVIENRVSPPFVIVSQPGHVESVTNWLIESNYFGLDAQKVWVLEELELPIVSMSSEANRTKVLMKSPWEIIKKPAGSGGIFSLLSSNKILDSLNEMGVQYIQICSSSNRPVIGHPLLFGAVASRGADVGIKLSKTSEPGDYFDLILSIDQLNKMCRDVTQLRFSACPEQNAHVELVDGQWVAIQPEAANSHRLHADVASVLNSCAVDKVCVMEIIEQ, via the exons ATGGCGTCCCCGGCATCCGCCTCGGCGCGGCCCCTATCCCTAACCCTAACCGTACCATTCCCCCGTTATTCCTCGCGCGTCCTACCCTTGCCTTCCTCCCGCCTCCTCCCGAGCCGCCGCGTCGCGCTAGCGCCGGGGCGGCCTGGCGCCGCGCTCCTCTCCAGCCTCAGCGACGCGCGGGagcaggatgaggaggaggaagaggaattcTACGAGGATGGGGATGAACGGCAGGaatacgacgacgacgaggaggaacaGGAatacgacgaggaggacgaggagctgGTGGAGGTGGGCTACGTGTCCGGCGCGCACGGGGTGCGCGGCGACGTCCTCGTCACGCCACGCACCGACTTCCCTGAGCTCCGCTTCGCCACG CCGGGGACGCGATGGCTGAGGGCTCGGGCTGCTGGGAAGCAACACGTCAGGGAATTCGAGCTTGTTCGAGGAAGGGCCCACACGGGGAAGAAGTGTTGGATCGTCAGCTTTGATGGCATCGATAATCTGGATGAG GAGTGGAAGGACAGGAAGAGGCTTCAACGTCGTGTAATTTCTGGAAAGAAGGTGCTCTCCGAAATGGATCAGGGCCATGTTCTGGAAGGTTTGCTATCAGGGGACAAGGTCCAAAAGGCATCACTTGCAGCGCAGATTGGATGTGTTGACTTTCAATTGTTCCGACATGCAGTGCATTGTGCTAGCAAACAAACTGAGAG CTCTTCAAAGAATTTGCTGGCTAATTCATCATTGTCAAggaaaaaggtgatcaaaataCCATACAAGAGTTTCATCAACCTTGGCGAGAAATCTGAACCTGCATTCAGTAGAGAACTCAAAGAAGgtcttgagactcttgtgaagTCAAAAGCAGCTTTTGTACTTGTTAGAAATGGTTCAGACTCTGATGCTGAGTTTCTGAGTTTGCTCAGTTCTTTTAGTGAGTTAATGAAG GTTATTGAAAATCGTGTGTCACCCCCATTCGTTATTGTTTCCCAACCTGGTCATGTGGAGTCAGTTACAAACTGGCTGATAGAGAGTAACTATTTTGGTTTGGATGCTCAAAAG GTGTGGGTTCTGGAAGAGCTGGAGCTTCCAATTGTCAGTATGTCCTCCGAGGCAAACAGAACAAAGGTTCTGATGAAGTCGCCCTGGGAGATAATTAAAAAGCCAGCGGGATCTGGGGGTATTTTCAGCTTATTATCATCAAACAAAATTTTGGACTCCCTCAACGAAATGGGTGTACAGTATATACAG ATATGCAGCTCATCCAACAGGCCAGTCATTGGGCATCCTCTGCTATTTGGCGCTGTCGCTTCCCGTGGTGCTGATGTTGGCATCAAGCTCTCCAAGACCAGTGAACCAGGAGATTATTTCGACTTGATCCTTTCCATCGACCAGTTGAACAAGATGTGCCGAGATGTCACTCAGCTCAGGTTCTCCGCCTGCCCTGAGCAAAATGCGCACGTCGAGCTTGTCGACGGCCAGTGGGTCGCCATCCAGCCGGAGGCGGCAAATTCCCATCGTCTGCATGCCGACGTTGCGAGTGTATTGAACTCTTGCGCTGTTGATAAAGTGTGCGTTATGGAGATTATAGAGCAATAA
- the LOC120664626 gene encoding uncharacterized protein LOC120664626 isoform X1 has translation MASPASASARPLSLTLTVPFPRYSSRVLPLPSSRLLPSRRVALAPGRPGAALLSSLSDAREQDEEEEEEFYEDGDERQEYDDDEEEQEYDEEDEELVEVGYVSGAHGVRGDVLVTPRTDFPELRFATPGTRWLRARAAGKQHVREFELVRGRAHTGKKCWIVSFDGIDNLDELLLSYQARQIVGSAILVKAGDRPEIEADEFYSLDLVGMRVIVKDTGKLVGTVGQVFNFGGGDLLQVMIGSAEGTVVDPDPENQDSTSSREHVWIPFAEDIVPDVDMESREMWITPPKGLLELNSRSDKRSKKERRAMEWKDRKRLQRRVISGKKVLSEMDQGHVLEGLLSGDKVQKASLAAQIGCVDFQLFRHAVHCASKQTESSSKNLLANSSLSRKKVIKIPYKSFINLGEKSEPAFSRELKEGLETLVKSKAAFVLVRNGSDSDAEFLSLLSSFSELMKVIENRVSPPFVIVSQPGHVESVTNWLIESNYFGLDAQKVWVLEELELPIVSMSSEANRTKVLMKSPWEIIKKPAGSGGIFSLLSSNKILDSLNEMGVQYIQICSSSNRPVIGHPLLFGAVASRGADVGIKLSKTSEPGDYFDLILSIDQLNKMCRDVTQLRFSACPEQNAHVELVDGQWVAIQPEAANSHRLHADVASVLNSCAVDKVCVMEIIEQ, from the exons ATGGCGTCCCCGGCATCCGCCTCGGCGCGGCCCCTATCCCTAACCCTAACCGTACCATTCCCCCGTTATTCCTCGCGCGTCCTACCCTTGCCTTCCTCCCGCCTCCTCCCGAGCCGCCGCGTCGCGCTAGCGCCGGGGCGGCCTGGCGCCGCGCTCCTCTCCAGCCTCAGCGACGCGCGGGagcaggatgaggaggaggaagaggaattcTACGAGGATGGGGATGAACGGCAGGaatacgacgacgacgaggaggaacaGGAatacgacgaggaggacgaggagctgGTGGAGGTGGGCTACGTGTCCGGCGCGCACGGGGTGCGCGGCGACGTCCTCGTCACGCCACGCACCGACTTCCCTGAGCTCCGCTTCGCCACG CCGGGGACGCGATGGCTGAGGGCTCGGGCTGCTGGGAAGCAACACGTCAGGGAATTCGAGCTTGTTCGAGGAAGGGCCCACACGGGGAAGAAGTGTTGGATCGTCAGCTTTGATGGCATCGATAATCTGGATGAG TTGCTACTCTCCTATCAGGCTAGGCAAATAGTCGGTTCAGCTATACTCGTGAAAGCTGGAGATAGGCCAGAAATTGAGGCTGATGAGTTCTATTCACTTGATCTTGTTGGAATGAGAGTTATTGTCAAG GATACAGGCAAGCTTGTAGGAACAGTTGGTCAGGTTTTCAATTTTGGAGGTGGAGATCTTCTACAGGTGATGATTGGCTCTGCTGAGGGTACTGTTGTCGATCCAGATCCAGAAAATCAAGATTCAACTTCATCACGTGAGCATGTGTGGATTCCATTTGCCGAAGATATTGTACCTGATGTTGATATGGAGAGCAGAGAAATGTGGATTACACCTCCAAAGGGGTTACTGGAGCTCAATTCACGTTCTGACAAGAGATCGAAGAAAGAAAGGCGTGCGATG GAGTGGAAGGACAGGAAGAGGCTTCAACGTCGTGTAATTTCTGGAAAGAAGGTGCTCTCCGAAATGGATCAGGGCCATGTTCTGGAAGGTTTGCTATCAGGGGACAAGGTCCAAAAGGCATCACTTGCAGCGCAGATTGGATGTGTTGACTTTCAATTGTTCCGACATGCAGTGCATTGTGCTAGCAAACAAACTGAGAG CTCTTCAAAGAATTTGCTGGCTAATTCATCATTGTCAAggaaaaaggtgatcaaaataCCATACAAGAGTTTCATCAACCTTGGCGAGAAATCTGAACCTGCATTCAGTAGAGAACTCAAAGAAGgtcttgagactcttgtgaagTCAAAAGCAGCTTTTGTACTTGTTAGAAATGGTTCAGACTCTGATGCTGAGTTTCTGAGTTTGCTCAGTTCTTTTAGTGAGTTAATGAAG GTTATTGAAAATCGTGTGTCACCCCCATTCGTTATTGTTTCCCAACCTGGTCATGTGGAGTCAGTTACAAACTGGCTGATAGAGAGTAACTATTTTGGTTTGGATGCTCAAAAG GTGTGGGTTCTGGAAGAGCTGGAGCTTCCAATTGTCAGTATGTCCTCCGAGGCAAACAGAACAAAGGTTCTGATGAAGTCGCCCTGGGAGATAATTAAAAAGCCAGCGGGATCTGGGGGTATTTTCAGCTTATTATCATCAAACAAAATTTTGGACTCCCTCAACGAAATGGGTGTACAGTATATACAG ATATGCAGCTCATCCAACAGGCCAGTCATTGGGCATCCTCTGCTATTTGGCGCTGTCGCTTCCCGTGGTGCTGATGTTGGCATCAAGCTCTCCAAGACCAGTGAACCAGGAGATTATTTCGACTTGATCCTTTCCATCGACCAGTTGAACAAGATGTGCCGAGATGTCACTCAGCTCAGGTTCTCCGCCTGCCCTGAGCAAAATGCGCACGTCGAGCTTGTCGACGGCCAGTGGGTCGCCATCCAGCCGGAGGCGGCAAATTCCCATCGTCTGCATGCCGACGTTGCGAGTGTATTGAACTCTTGCGCTGTTGATAAAGTGTGCGTTATGGAGATTATAGAGCAATAA
- the LOC120664624 gene encoding mitogen-activated protein kinase 7-like isoform X1, whose protein sequence is MPEANAGALAQAEQRKKNSPEMDFFSEYGDANRYKIQEIIGKGSYGVVCSAIDQQTGEKVAIKKIQNIFEHLSDAARILREIKLLRLLRHPDIVEIKHVMLPPSRRDFRDIYVVFELMDTDLHQVIKANDDLTKEHHQFFLYQMLRALKYIHTANVYHRDLKPKNILANANCKLKICDFGLARVAFNDSPTTVFWTDYVATRWYRAPELCGSFFTKYSPAIDMWSIGCIFAEILTGKPLFPGKNVVHQLDLMTDLLGTPSADTTSQIRNEKARRYLSSMRKKQPIPFSEKFPNADPSALKLLQRLLAFDPKDRPTAEEALADPYFKGIAKVEREPSCQPISKMEFEFERRKFTKEDVKELIFQEILEYHPQLLKDYKNGSEKTSFLYPSAVDNFRKQFASLEENGGRNATVDRKHVSLPRTTTVHSTPIPAKEGPAATSQVPQRIPTARPGRVVGPVLPFENVSAVDQHIMRRVARNPAVPPATNNSSVYCYHLKSGSSDRQEHQLELEKDRMQYRPGQHATEAKVAPEMARDMWPSPYYVSRGVPKADLTERAAPQRSMLHNVASFNGFTAVAGGYSKAGVLHYGVTSLY, encoded by the exons AATTCACCAGAGATGGATTTCTTCAGTGAATATGGTGACGCCAACAGATACAAAATTCAGGAAATAATTGGCAAAGGAAGCTACGGGGTTGTTTGCTCAGCTATTGACCAACAAACTGGTGAGAAGGTAGCAATCAAGAAAATACAGAATATCTTTGAGCATCTGTCCGATGCCGCTAGGATCCTCCGAGAGATCAAGCTCCTCCGGCTTCTAAGGCATCCTGATATTGTTGAGATCAAACATGTAATGTTACCTCCATCAAGGAGGGACTTCAGAGATATTTATGTTGTTTTTGAGCTTATGGATACCGACCTTCACCAAGTTATTAAGGCTAATGATGACTTAACAAAGGAACACCATCAGTTCTTTCTCTATCAGATGCTGCGTGCATTGAAATATATTCATACTG CTAATGTCTATCATCGTGATTTAAAGCCAAAAAATATACTAGCAAATGCTAACTGCAAACTCAAGATATGTGATTTCGGATTAGCAAGGGTTGCATTTAATGATTCTCCTACCACAGTCTTCTGGACG GACTATGTTGCTACTAGATGGTACAGAGCTCCTGAGCTGTGCGGGTCTTTCTTTACTAAG TATTCACCAGCTATTGATATGTGGAGCATTGGTTGCATTTTTGCGGAGATTTTGACTGGAAAGCCTTTATTCCCTGGTAAAAATGTGGTTCACCAATTGGATTTGATGACTGATCTCTTGGGCACACCATCAGCAGATACTACTTCACAG ATCCGAAATGAGAAAGCAAGGAGGTACCTTAGCAGTATGAGGAAGAAACAGCCAATACCCTTTTCAGAGAAGTTCCCCAATGCAGATCCTTCGGCGCTCAAGCTCTTGCAAAGGCTTCTAGCATTTGATCCTAAGGATCGACCAACAGCTGAAGAG GCATTGGCTGATCCCTATTTCAAAGGCATTGCAAAAGTGGAGAGGGAACCATCCTGCCAGCCAATTTCGAAAATGGAATTTGAGTTTGAACGGAGAAAGTTTACTAAAGAGGACGTCAAGGAACTTATATTCCAGGAGATACTGGAATACCACCCTCAACTTCTAAAGGATTACAAGAATGGCTCTGAAAAAACAAGCTTTCTATATCCCAG TGCTGTTGACAATTTCCGGAAGCAGTTTGCTAGCTtagaagaaaatggagggaggaATGCCACAGTCGACAGGAAGCATGTTTCTCTCCCAAG GACTACAACCGTTCACTCTACTCCAATTCCTGCAAAGGAAGGTCCGGCTGCAACGTCCCAGGTTCCTCAAAGGATTCCAACAG CTAGACCAGGAAGAGTTGTTGGCCCAGTATTACCATTCGAGAATGTAAGTGCTGTCGATCAACACATCATGCGACGGGTGGCTAGGAACCCAGCTGTACCTCCAGCAACCAACAACTCATCGGTCTACTGCTACCACCTGAAGTCGGGCAGCTCAGACAGGCAGGAGCATCAGCTAGAGCTTGAAAAAGACCGGATGCAGTATAGGCCAGGGCAGCATGCCACGGAAGCCAAGGTAGCACCTGAGATGGCCCGGGACATGTGGCCGTCGCCGTACTATGTCTCGAGGGGTGTACCCAAAGCTGATCTAACAGAAAGGGCCGCCCCCCAAAGGAGCATGCTGCACAACGTTGCTTCCTTTAATGGCTTCACGGCGGTCGCTGGTGGGTACAGCAAGGCCGGCGTTCTTCACTATGGAGTCACGAGCTTGTACTAG